From a region of the Methanothermobacter tenebrarum genome:
- a CDS encoding PHP domain-containing protein, with the protein MILDPHIHSIYSGDAKGTPRQIIKRARWVGLDAIAIADHDTMQGSRVAEKEAKSFKDILVVPAMEITTSKGHILALGIQEEIKKGVTPQEAVDRVHEQGAVVIVPHPFVRYREGLFVNVQDLKVDAIETLNSRYIFGYSNWRARRLAKERNLPMIGSSDAHFTAAIGSCFTQIDSEPNIDDILTAIIKGRTKPMGSRTPLHLILKEVINKKIKRI; encoded by the coding sequence ATGATACTTGACCCACATATCCATAGCATATATTCCGGTGATGCGAAGGGAACACCTAGACAGATAATCAAAAGGGCAAGATGGGTAGGCCTTGATGCGATAGCAATCGCAGACCATGATACTATGCAAGGGTCAAGGGTTGCTGAAAAAGAAGCAAAAAGTTTCAAAGACATCCTAGTAGTGCCTGCCATGGAAATAACCACATCTAAGGGCCATATTCTAGCTCTTGGGATCCAGGAGGAAATAAAGAAGGGTGTTACACCCCAAGAAGCTGTTGATAGGGTACATGAACAAGGTGCTGTTGTCATAGTCCCTCACCCCTTTGTAAGATACAGAGAAGGTCTCTTTGTGAATGTCCAAGATTTAAAGGTTGATGCTATAGAAACTTTGAACTCCCGTTACATTTTCGGTTATTCAAATTGGAGGGCTAGAAGACTCGCAAAGGAAAGAAACCTTCCAATGATAGGTTCAAGTGACGCCCATTTTACAGCGGCCATTGGAAGTTGCTTCACACAAATAGATTCCGAGCCAAATATAGATGACATACTCACAGCTATAATAAAAGGAAGAACCAAGCCCATGGGGAGTAGAACACCTCTACACCTCATATTAAAAGAAGTAATTAACAAAAAAATTAAAAGAATATAA
- a CDS encoding flavodoxin family protein, giving the protein MDIIGICGSPRKQATEYVLKKALNTLEDEGYETEFFTVRGKDLNPCKHCDYCLKKKECINKDDMYTLYDLLPRAKGILMATPVYNGGLSAQTKIIIDRCRALNMKDYDILRGKIGMAIAVGGDRSGGQELAIQQIHTFYIANGVIPVSGGSFGANLGACFWSKDTLEGVKKDKEGFRSLHKTLKMFMRFLEKG; this is encoded by the coding sequence ATGGATATAATCGGCATATGTGGAAGCCCCCGCAAACAAGCCACAGAATACGTGCTGAAAAAGGCGCTTAACACACTAGAAGATGAAGGATATGAAACAGAATTTTTCACTGTCAGAGGAAAAGACCTGAACCCTTGTAAACATTGCGATTATTGCCTAAAGAAAAAAGAGTGCATAAACAAAGATGATATGTACACCCTTTATGATCTTCTTCCAAGGGCAAAAGGCATATTAATGGCGACACCAGTTTACAATGGTGGGCTAAGCGCTCAGACAAAAATTATAATAGACAGATGCCGAGCACTCAACATGAAAGATTATGATATTCTACGTGGGAAAATCGGGATGGCAATTGCCGTGGGCGGTGACAGATCCGGAGGACAAGAACTTGCAATCCAACAAATACACACCTTCTATATAGCCAATGGCGTGATACCAGTAAGCGGAGGATCCTTCGGGGCAAACCTTGGCGCATGTTTCTGGTCAAAAGACACATTAGAGGGGGTTAAAAAAGACAAAGAAGGATTCAGAAGCCTCCATAAAACCCTTAAAATGTTCATGAGATTCTTGGAAAAAGGGTGA
- the albA gene encoding DNA-binding protein Alba, whose protein sequence is MSEENVVYIGNKPVMNYVLAVVTQMNGGADEVILKARGRAISRAVDVAEIVKNRFIPDIEVANIDISTEEIIGNEGTATNVSAIEIQLRK, encoded by the coding sequence ATGTCAGAGGAAAATGTTGTATACATTGGAAACAAACCCGTCATGAACTATGTGTTGGCCGTTGTAACCCAAATGAACGGCGGAGCTGATGAGGTGATATTAAAAGCCCGAGGTAGAGCTATAAGCCGGGCTGTTGACGTCGCCGAGATTGTGAAAAACCGTTTCATACCGGACATTGAAGTTGCCAACATTGATATTTCCACAGAGGAAATCATTGGTAACGAAGGAACAGCTACGAACGTTTCAGCAATTGAAATCCAGTTAAGAAAATAG
- a CDS encoding nitrogenase component 1 — MEPMSTCKLFGAIRALIGIKNTIPVIHGPRGCAYHIRYLLSVRSGSKIRICSTELSQEDIVFGAENKLEETIIAVDRTYKPDLIPILTSCSTSIIGEDIQKVARELKDEINADIITISAGGFESDQSGGYEEVLETLIKDITIPNQTNEKAEKPSINLIGVFRGGPDLLKLKKTLKRMGVNINCVLTSGSKLEDIRNIPLAHLNYSFCDISGIIPCKILKEEFEMPFIYYPFPMGFSNSLNFFKTLIDHFKLDYPLQREYDKLKPSIDYFHQELNGYKAAIIAGPTRAIALTSFVRELGMTPILISIDLIGEYTLKELQWAIGDAKPKILIEPELREIEKFIEKEKPNIILGGLGESYFSYNFKIPVLDVMHGKELTLGFQGALTISQKILNLIKSNF, encoded by the coding sequence ATGGAACCAATGTCCACATGCAAACTTTTTGGGGCTATAAGGGCTCTTATAGGCATAAAGAATACAATACCAGTCATACATGGTCCAAGAGGCTGTGCATATCACATAAGATATCTTCTAAGCGTGAGAAGCGGTTCAAAAATACGAATATGTTCCACTGAACTATCACAGGAAGATATAGTCTTCGGGGCGGAAAATAAACTGGAAGAAACAATCATAGCCGTGGACAGAACATACAAACCAGACTTAATCCCCATTTTAACATCCTGCTCAACAAGTATAATCGGAGAAGATATTCAAAAAGTTGCAAGGGAACTAAAAGATGAGATAAACGCTGATATCATAACTATAAGTGCAGGGGGTTTTGAATCGGATCAAAGTGGAGGATACGAGGAGGTACTAGAGACACTTATAAAGGATATCACAATTCCCAACCAAACCAATGAAAAGGCCGAGAAACCCTCAATAAACCTTATAGGCGTTTTCAGAGGAGGTCCTGACCTTTTAAAACTTAAAAAAACCCTCAAGAGGATGGGTGTAAATATAAACTGTGTGCTTACAAGCGGAAGCAAGTTAGAAGATATAAGAAACATCCCCTTGGCCCACTTAAATTATTCTTTTTGTGACATTTCAGGCATCATACCCTGCAAAATACTCAAAGAAGAATTTGAAATGCCATTCATTTATTATCCATTTCCCATGGGATTTTCAAATTCATTAAATTTTTTCAAAACACTCATAGACCATTTCAAATTAGATTACCCTCTCCAAAGGGAATATGATAAATTAAAACCATCTATTGATTATTTCCACCAAGAACTCAATGGTTACAAGGCCGCTATAATCGCAGGACCCACAAGAGCCATAGCTTTAACTTCCTTTGTCAGAGAACTTGGAATGACACCCATACTAATATCAATAGACTTGATCGGAGAATATACATTGAAAGAACTTCAATGGGCTATTGGAGATGCAAAACCGAAGATACTCATTGAACCAGAACTTAGAGAAATTGAAAAGTTTATAGAAAAAGAAAAACCCAACATAATATTAGGAGGCTTGGGAGAATCCTATTTTTCTTATAACTTTAAAATCCCAGTTTTAGATGTAATGCACGGAAAAGAATTAACATTGGGCTTCCAAGGAGCGCTCACCATTTCACAAAAAATACTTAATCTAATTAAAAGTAATTTTTAA
- a CDS encoding TrpB-like pyridoxal phosphate-dependent enzyme, giving the protein MNKIILNEKELPKKWYNINPDLPAPLPQPKNPEEKDNISKLPQMFSSGVLEQEMSMERWIKIPKEIRKIYKRIGRPTPLFRAKGLEEMLDTPAKIYYKREDYSPTGSHKLNTAIAQAYYAKKDGAERLTTETGAGQWGSALSLACSLMGLECKVYMVRVSYNQKPYRKTIMQIYGAEIVPSPSTDTEFGRKILKENPEHPGSLGIAISEAIEEALQNEKAYYSLGSVLNHVLLHQTVIGLELKKQLEIAEETPDIIIGCVGGGSNFGGTVLPFVKDKIDGKLDCEFIAAEPIACPTLTQGEYRYDYGDTAGMTPLLKMYTLGHDFIPPSVHAGGLRYHGMAPQIALLVKENIVKARAVSQKSVFESGVTFAKAEGVIPAPETCHAIKVAIDEAKKCKKTGEEKTIIINFSGHGLLDLQGYEDYLTGTLPENNK; this is encoded by the coding sequence ATGAACAAGATAATATTAAATGAAAAAGAATTACCAAAAAAATGGTATAACATAAACCCAGACCTACCAGCACCATTACCACAACCAAAAAACCCCGAAGAAAAAGACAACATAAGTAAATTACCCCAAATGTTCTCAAGCGGTGTACTAGAACAAGAAATGTCCATGGAAAGGTGGATAAAAATCCCAAAAGAAATTAGAAAAATTTACAAGAGAATAGGAAGGCCAACACCACTATTCAGGGCCAAGGGCCTCGAAGAAATGCTAGATACACCTGCCAAGATATACTATAAAAGAGAAGATTACTCACCAACAGGAAGCCACAAGCTCAACACAGCAATAGCACAAGCATACTATGCGAAAAAAGACGGCGCAGAAAGACTTACAACAGAAACAGGAGCAGGACAATGGGGGAGTGCATTATCACTCGCATGTTCACTAATGGGCCTAGAATGCAAAGTATACATGGTAAGAGTATCATACAACCAAAAACCCTACAGAAAAACCATAATGCAAATTTATGGAGCTGAAATTGTACCATCACCAAGCACAGACACAGAATTCGGACGTAAGATATTGAAAGAAAACCCAGAACACCCAGGATCCCTTGGTATAGCAATATCTGAGGCCATAGAAGAAGCGCTACAAAATGAAAAAGCATACTACTCACTCGGAAGTGTACTAAACCATGTATTATTACACCAGACTGTCATAGGACTTGAACTAAAAAAACAACTTGAAATCGCAGAAGAAACACCAGACATCATAATTGGATGTGTGGGTGGAGGAAGTAATTTCGGCGGGACGGTACTACCTTTTGTAAAAGATAAAATAGATGGAAAGCTCGACTGTGAATTCATAGCAGCAGAACCCATAGCTTGTCCAACACTCACCCAAGGAGAGTACCGATACGATTACGGTGACACAGCAGGAATGACACCACTACTTAAAATGTACACACTAGGACATGACTTTATACCCCCCTCAGTACACGCCGGCGGCCTACGATACCATGGAATGGCACCACAAATTGCACTACTAGTAAAGGAAAACATAGTGAAAGCACGAGCCGTTAGCCAAAAATCAGTATTTGAAAGTGGTGTGACATTCGCAAAAGCAGAGGGCGTCATACCAGCGCCAGAAACATGCCACGCGATAAAAGTAGCAATTGACGAAGCCAAAAAGTGTAAAAAAACTGGCGAAGAAAAAACAATAATAATCAACTTTTCAGGGCACGGATTATTAGACCTCCAAGGATACGAAGACTACCTTACGGGCACCCTACCAGAAAACAACAAATAA
- a CDS encoding 2-isopropylmalate synthase, with protein sequence MSIEEVKYIEEVKNEMKLPGKVRIFDTTLRDGEQTPGVALTVDEKIGIAKKLDQLGVNIIEAGFPASSPGEKDAVKSIASLSLNANICGLARVLKKDLDEALACDVDYIHTFIGTSPIHRKYKLKMDKEEILQKAIFAVEYARDHGVKVEFSAEDATRTEFDYLLKIYKAVEDAGAHIINVPDTVGVMIPRAMEHLIRKLNENLKVPLSVHCHDDFGLAVANSLAAVEAGATQVHVTVNGLGERAGNAALEEVVMALIIHYGIPVDIETKKLVDISEFVSKITGVKMPPNKAIIGENAFAHEAGIHVHGVKEKAETYEPIKPEMVGHKRRIVLGKHTGTKAIKSKLEEYGIEMGDEQLRILYEQVKELGDKGKRVTDADLKAMAITILGRAPEEIVKLEGIAVMTGESVMPTATVKLRIKDKVKTAAKTGVGPVDAAINAIHSLVSETADIELEEYNIEAITGGTNALAEVFVVMSDKEGNKATGRSTREDIVMASVEAVLNAINKILTLK encoded by the coding sequence ATGTCCATAGAGGAAGTAAAGTACATAGAGGAAGTGAAAAATGAGATGAAACTCCCAGGAAAAGTTAGAATATTTGATACAACCCTAAGAGATGGTGAACAAACACCTGGAGTAGCCCTTACAGTAGATGAGAAAATTGGAATAGCCAAGAAATTAGACCAGCTGGGAGTTAACATAATAGAAGCCGGTTTTCCAGCCTCTTCTCCAGGTGAAAAAGATGCCGTGAAAAGTATCGCATCACTTTCACTAAACGCAAACATCTGTGGCTTGGCAAGAGTATTAAAAAAGGATCTTGACGAGGCACTAGCCTGTGACGTGGACTACATCCACACATTCATTGGCACATCACCCATCCATAGAAAATACAAACTCAAAATGGATAAGGAGGAAATCCTCCAAAAAGCAATATTCGCAGTTGAATACGCAAGAGACCATGGAGTCAAAGTAGAATTTTCAGCCGAAGACGCTACAAGAACAGAATTTGATTACCTGCTCAAAATCTACAAGGCTGTGGAAGATGCTGGAGCTCACATTATAAATGTCCCAGATACTGTGGGCGTCATGATACCACGCGCCATGGAACACCTTATAAGGAAACTAAATGAAAACCTCAAAGTACCATTAAGTGTACACTGCCACGACGATTTCGGACTAGCAGTTGCAAATTCACTTGCAGCAGTAGAAGCAGGTGCAACCCAAGTACATGTCACCGTTAATGGACTAGGAGAAAGAGCAGGCAACGCAGCCCTAGAAGAGGTTGTCATGGCCCTAATCATACACTATGGAATCCCAGTGGATATCGAGACAAAAAAGCTCGTTGACATTTCAGAATTCGTCTCGAAGATCACAGGAGTTAAAATGCCACCCAATAAAGCTATTATAGGTGAAAACGCATTCGCCCATGAAGCAGGAATCCACGTACATGGCGTGAAAGAAAAAGCCGAAACATACGAGCCGATCAAACCAGAAATGGTGGGACATAAAAGAAGGATAGTTCTGGGCAAACATACAGGTACAAAGGCCATAAAATCAAAGCTAGAAGAATATGGAATAGAAATGGGTGATGAACAGCTTCGAATACTCTACGAACAAGTGAAAGAGCTTGGCGATAAGGGTAAACGGGTGACAGACGCAGACCTTAAAGCAATGGCCATCACAATCCTAGGACGCGCACCTGAAGAAATAGTAAAACTAGAAGGTATAGCGGTGATGACAGGAGAAAGTGTGATGCCAACAGCAACAGTAAAGCTCAGAATCAAGGACAAGGTCAAAACAGCGGCAAAAACAGGAGTAGGACCAGTTGACGCGGCCATAAATGCTATCCACAGTCTGGTGAGTGAAACTGCCGATATAGAATTGGAAGAATATAATATAGAGGCCATAACAGGAGGCACGAACGCACTCGCAGAAGTTTTTGTGGTGATGAGTGACAAAGAAGGCAATAAAGCAACAGGAAGGTCAACAAGAGAAGATATTGTAATGGCTAGTGTAGAAGCAGTTCTCAACGCCATAAACAAAATACTCACCCTAAAATGA
- a CDS encoding bifunctional 5,6,7,8-tetrahydromethanopterin hydro-lyase/3-hexulose-6-phosphate synthase, translating into MYRIGEALIGKGNEVAHIDLIIGDKEGIVGSAFATGLTNISIGHTPLLSVIRPNLMTKPATLMIPKVTIGCLEDANKVFGPAQTAVARAVADAVEEGIIPKEKVEDLVIIVSVFIHPEAEDYQKIYHYNYGATKLAIRRAMEGYPSIEKILSEKDRGVHPVMGFKPIRLWNPPYLQVALDLESIGEMERVVDVLPPRERILLEAGTPLVKKFGVGIVNKIRELRKDAFIIADLKTLDVGRMEVKMAADETADAVAISGLATKATIEKAVHEARKQGVYSILDMMNVENVPEKLEELRYKPEIVLLHKNIDVGAAEVSEWGNIPEIKKIIGERGLVAVAGGITPSKTRRALESGADIIVVGRYITGSKDPRRAAEDFLKELPPDPDTMRLPHEEDEPI; encoded by the coding sequence ATGTATAGAATTGGTGAAGCGCTTATAGGAAAAGGCAACGAAGTCGCCCATATAGATCTTATAATAGGAGATAAGGAAGGTATTGTAGGCTCGGCCTTCGCAACTGGACTTACAAATATTTCAATCGGCCACACGCCCTTGCTTTCTGTTATAAGACCCAATCTAATGACAAAACCTGCAACATTAATGATACCAAAGGTGACCATTGGATGTTTGGAAGATGCCAATAAAGTATTCGGGCCTGCCCAGACAGCTGTTGCAAGAGCTGTTGCAGATGCCGTCGAAGAGGGGATAATACCAAAGGAGAAGGTCGAAGACTTGGTCATAATTGTGAGTGTTTTCATCCATCCTGAGGCGGAAGATTACCAGAAGATCTACCATTATAATTATGGGGCGACAAAACTGGCAATAAGAAGGGCCATGGAAGGATATCCATCAATTGAAAAGATCCTTTCTGAAAAAGATAGGGGTGTGCATCCAGTCATGGGTTTCAAGCCTATAAGATTATGGAATCCGCCATATTTACAGGTTGCTTTAGATCTTGAAAGTATTGGAGAAATGGAAAGGGTAGTGGATGTTCTACCACCACGTGAAAGGATATTGCTCGAGGCGGGCACGCCACTTGTCAAAAAATTTGGTGTGGGGATTGTGAACAAGATAAGAGAATTGAGAAAGGATGCATTTATAATAGCAGATCTTAAAACTTTAGATGTGGGTAGAATGGAAGTTAAGATGGCGGCTGATGAAACAGCAGATGCAGTTGCCATATCAGGACTTGCAACAAAAGCAACAATTGAGAAAGCTGTCCATGAAGCGCGAAAACAGGGTGTATATTCTATTCTTGATATGATGAATGTTGAAAATGTCCCAGAAAAACTTGAAGAACTTAGATACAAACCTGAAATTGTACTTTTACATAAGAATATTGATGTTGGAGCAGCAGAAGTTTCAGAATGGGGCAACATCCCGGAGATAAAGAAGATCATAGGTGAAAGAGGATTAGTAGCTGTGGCTGGTGGGATAACACCATCCAAGACTAGAAGAGCCCTTGAAAGCGGTGCTGACATAATAGTTGTTGGAAGATATATAACTGGATCTAAAGATCCAAGAAGAGCAGCAGAAGATTTCTTAAAGGAATTACCACCGGACCCTGACACAATGAGATTACCACATGAGGAAGACGAACCAATTTAA
- a CDS encoding DUF1786 domain-containing protein produces MKILAIDVGVGTQDIMLYNSKHNIENSIKMVLPSPTKILANKIRKTKQNLFLTGNTMGGGPITFAIKEHLQKGYKITMTPEAARTIKDNLQKVKNIGIKISKENPQNWKTIKLADINIKALKAALSNLNIKLKFDHLAIAVQDHGHSEKMGDRDFRFHKIKEKLKKPTPPEEFAYPNKIPKYFTRMNSIKKSLKKYNPLLMDSKFAAITGALQDQKIIEHEKLVVLDVGNGHTLAATIKNGKIMGLMEHHTKMLNPYKIEKIIKKLVNGTLTHSQIHGDGGHGAHIVNAIETFEKVVVTGPQRRLLDKTNLPVYHATPAGDVMMTGPVGLINSVIYHRGEHP; encoded by the coding sequence ATGAAAATACTTGCAATCGATGTAGGGGTAGGAACACAAGACATAATGTTATACAATTCAAAACATAATATCGAAAACTCAATCAAAATGGTACTACCATCCCCAACAAAAATCCTCGCCAACAAGATAAGAAAAACCAAACAAAACCTATTCCTAACAGGAAACACAATGGGTGGCGGGCCAATAACATTCGCAATCAAAGAACACCTACAAAAGGGATACAAAATAACAATGACACCAGAAGCGGCAAGGACAATAAAAGACAACCTCCAAAAAGTAAAAAATATAGGTATAAAAATATCAAAAGAAAACCCCCAAAACTGGAAAACTATCAAACTCGCAGACATCAACATAAAAGCACTAAAAGCAGCCCTATCAAACCTAAACATCAAACTAAAATTTGACCACCTCGCAATTGCAGTCCAAGACCACGGACACTCAGAAAAAATGGGAGACAGAGACTTCAGATTCCATAAAATAAAAGAAAAACTCAAAAAACCCACACCACCTGAAGAATTCGCATACCCAAATAAAATCCCTAAATACTTCACAAGGATGAACTCAATCAAAAAAAGCCTAAAAAAATACAATCCATTACTCATGGACTCAAAATTCGCAGCAATAACAGGCGCACTCCAAGACCAAAAAATTATAGAACATGAAAAACTTGTAGTACTAGATGTTGGCAACGGCCACACACTAGCAGCAACTATCAAAAACGGCAAAATCATGGGACTCATGGAACACCACACAAAAATGTTAAACCCTTATAAAATCGAAAAAATCATCAAAAAATTAGTAAACGGAACCCTCACACACTCCCAAATCCATGGAGATGGAGGCCATGGAGCACATATAGTCAATGCCATAGAAACATTCGAAAAGGTGGTAGTAACAGGACCACAACGCAGATTACTTGACAAGACAAATCTTCCAGTATATCATGCCACCCCCGCAGGGGATGTGATGATGACAGGACCAGTTGGCCTCATAAACAGTGTAATATACCATCGGGGAGAACATCCATGA
- a CDS encoding flippase: MSRTNSTSKLVKGSFLIMISSLLFRVGGYIYRVFMTRLLGPEGYGLLGLTFPLQGIFQILSAGGLPPAIAKYIAQHKALNEDQMATQVLHTSLKLMIILGLSFSIIIFFLAPWLANDVFHKPLSLYPIQAVSLITPFSVIVGAFRGAFQGIYKMEYVVVTRAIEQIFMIIFAVLFVMIGFYAAGAVIGTGFGFIASAVSALIIYKKLLKDYLPPVEPENKLNFREELGLMKVLLSFSIPVIITALSEMAIYDISVFAIGIFLATKAVGYYTAADPIARLPLIISLSVATAVLPAASEASALKDKSLLEIYVVQSYRLVMLFVLPLCVGIAIFSKPILELLFGSAFIYGAGALTILVIGMTFYTLFAVSASITQGIGYPRLPMYILLIGTPINLILNIVMVPVYGIEGGALATTIATFIIMLLSLWKTFQITNVRLPYSAFWRITLASIITAIPLIMIPNTITGLIIALIISSPIYVVALLIVKGFEKRDIRLMKRFSSKMGPLKRPINKLIDLIDKYTPR; encoded by the coding sequence ATGAGCCGGACAAATAGCACATCAAAACTAGTGAAGGGTAGCTTCCTTATAATGATCAGCAGCCTCCTTTTCAGGGTTGGAGGATATATATACCGAGTATTCATGACTAGATTACTCGGACCCGAAGGTTATGGTCTTCTCGGCTTAACATTCCCCCTACAAGGAATATTCCAAATACTTTCAGCTGGCGGTCTGCCACCAGCCATCGCAAAATATATCGCACAACACAAGGCACTTAACGAGGATCAGATGGCAACACAAGTCCTCCACACTTCTCTGAAGCTGATGATCATCCTTGGTCTCAGTTTTTCTATTATAATATTCTTCTTGGCACCTTGGCTTGCAAATGATGTTTTCCATAAACCCCTTTCACTTTATCCTATACAGGCTGTTTCACTTATCACACCATTCAGTGTTATTGTAGGTGCATTTAGGGGCGCCTTCCAAGGCATTTATAAAATGGAATATGTTGTTGTGACACGGGCTATTGAACAAATATTCATGATAATATTTGCAGTCTTATTTGTAATGATTGGCTTTTATGCGGCTGGGGCTGTTATAGGTACAGGTTTCGGTTTTATAGCATCTGCCGTTTCTGCACTTATAATCTATAAAAAGTTACTTAAAGATTATCTGCCCCCAGTTGAACCTGAAAACAAATTAAACTTTCGAGAAGAGCTAGGATTAATGAAAGTCCTTTTAAGTTTTTCCATCCCAGTAATTATAACAGCCTTATCTGAAATGGCCATCTATGATATAAGCGTTTTTGCCATAGGTATATTCCTAGCAACCAAAGCGGTTGGTTATTATACCGCCGCAGATCCAATCGCAAGATTACCTCTCATAATCTCCCTTTCAGTTGCTACAGCTGTTTTACCAGCTGCTTCAGAAGCTTCGGCGCTTAAAGACAAGAGTTTGCTTGAAATTTATGTCGTACAATCTTATAGACTTGTTATGTTATTTGTTCTACCATTATGTGTAGGTATCGCAATATTTTCAAAACCTATACTCGAACTCCTCTTTGGGAGTGCTTTCATTTATGGTGCCGGTGCACTTACAATACTTGTAATTGGCATGACATTCTACACACTCTTCGCAGTATCTGCAAGTATCACCCAAGGAATAGGCTACCCTCGTCTTCCAATGTACATATTATTGATAGGTACCCCTATAAATCTAATACTTAACATTGTCATGGTGCCAGTTTACGGCATTGAAGGGGGTGCTCTTGCAACAACCATAGCAACATTCATTATAATGTTACTGTCGTTATGGAAAACGTTCCAAATCACCAATGTGAGACTACCATACTCCGCATTTTGGAGGATAACACTAGCATCCATTATAACAGCCATTCCGCTCATCATGATACCTAATACAATAACAGGACTTATAATCGCGCTTATAATATCATCCCCAATATATGTAGTGGCATTATTAATCGTGAAAGGTTTCGAAAAAAGGGATATACGTCTGATGAAACGTTTCAGTTCAAAAATGGGGCCTTTAAAGAGGCCGATCAACAAATTAATCGACCTTATCGATAAATACACTCCCAGATAA
- a CDS encoding DUF63 family protein codes for MLAYKNILDPIIKFLQENFFYLHPGYTLFNTIVFGLVLGLVVLIIIRMFRWIKKDPRELFLPIIPFIFLGSGARALVDNGIYPLTLFLVTPGIYIIVGLTAIVTLLASVKLEEKFGWNYKHIIFLTGLILSIPNILYLKPFNLIPFLSILAIWAAFTSIFTILGLRWDLLNDKANLSVLSAHLFDASTTFVAVDFYGYWEQHVLPTFLTNITNTAFVMFPLKILIILTVLYLIEGFEDKYVKNTLKISIFILGLAPGLRNFLSLCMAT; via the coding sequence ATGTTAGCCTACAAAAACATTCTAGATCCTATTATAAAATTTTTACAAGAAAATTTTTTCTACCTCCATCCAGGTTATACCCTATTTAACACGATAGTATTTGGTCTAGTTCTCGGCCTAGTGGTATTAATCATAATAAGGATGTTTAGGTGGATTAAAAAAGATCCTAGGGAACTTTTTTTACCAATCATCCCTTTCATATTTTTAGGATCTGGGGCGAGAGCCTTGGTCGATAATGGTATTTATCCACTTACACTTTTTCTTGTCACACCAGGAATTTATATTATAGTAGGTTTAACAGCGATAGTAACCCTATTGGCATCTGTTAAACTCGAGGAAAAATTTGGATGGAATTATAAACATATAATATTCTTGACTGGGCTCATACTTTCAATCCCAAACATACTATACCTAAAACCATTTAATCTCATACCTTTCTTAAGTATATTAGCTATATGGGCGGCTTTCACAAGTATTTTCACGATCTTGGGGTTGCGATGGGATCTTCTGAATGATAAGGCCAATTTGTCTGTTTTATCAGCCCATTTATTTGATGCTTCCACAACCTTTGTTGCTGTTGATTTCTATGGTTACTGGGAACAGCATGTACTGCCAACCTTCCTTACGAACATTACCAACACAGCCTTTGTAATGTTCCCATTAAAAATATTAATAATATTAACTGTGCTATATCTTATTGAAGGTTTTGAAGATAAATACGTGAAAAACACTTTAAAAATTAGTATATTCATCCTGGGCCTAGCCCCTGGACTTAGAAATTTCCTAAGTTTATGCATGGCAACATAA